The following are from one region of the Brevinematia bacterium genome:
- a CDS encoding RsmG family class I SAM-dependent methyltransferase yields MTWPIDLREVLATFGIVVEKKLEEEIKEKTNKYLGILFEWNQKTNLTSCKTAEEFLKNHVILSYNFIPFIEKFETIFDFGSGNGVPGIPLSFLFSDKTFILVENRKRKLAFLEYISSALTKNVIVIDSSHNTPPKEYLSNFCVIAKAFSNIIAMKRFFKIPFELTILTEKVDYPKKVKTYNSTPPKIGNFEKIKLHRLLVE; encoded by the coding sequence ATGACCTGGCCAATTGATTTAAGAGAAGTATTAGCAACCTTTGGTATAGTAGTAGAGAAAAAGCTAGAAGAAGAAATAAAGGAAAAAACTAACAAGTACTTAGGCATCTTATTTGAATGGAATCAGAAAACAAACCTCACTTCCTGCAAAACGGCGGAAGAATTTTTGAAAAACCATGTAATACTCTCCTATAACTTTATACCTTTCATTGAAAAATTTGAAACCATATTTGACTTTGGAAGCGGTAACGGTGTTCCCGGAATCCCTTTAAGCTTTCTTTTCTCCGATAAAACCTTTATATTAGTTGAAAACAGAAAAAGAAAATTAGCCTTTCTAGAGTATATCTCTTCAGCTCTCACAAAAAATGTAATAGTAATAGACTCATCACACAATACACCCCCAAAAGAATATCTGTCAAATTTTTGCGTAATAGCAAAAGCCTTCAGTAACATCATTGCAATGAAAAGATTCTTCAAAATACCTTTTGAACTTACAATACTCACCGAGAAAGTAGACTATCCAAAGAAAGTAAAAACCTACAACTCCACTCCACCGAAAATAGGTAACTTTGAGAAAATAAAACTCCATAGACTGCTCGTAGAATGA
- the lptC gene encoding LPS export ABC transporter periplasmic protein LptC, protein MRKITLLTLLLITTGCYYDVDPPVIKVEPKIGTNNVLLVSKEFKYFGTDPKTKRKLWELIAEKSVIYKNNEVDLENVEIKFFKNNNLSSVLKGKVGKIHTEKNRAEIRDNVVLENYENETKVYSSRLIWDGNKRIIYNTESDKTTIVSPTAKLKGTGLRTTPDMSPLELKNVEALVE, encoded by the coding sequence GTGAGGAAGATTACCCTTCTTACCTTATTATTAATCACTACTGGGTGTTATTACGATGTTGATCCCCCTGTAATAAAAGTAGAGCCAAAGATCGGCACAAACAACGTTCTTCTAGTATCAAAGGAGTTCAAGTATTTTGGAACAGACCCTAAAACAAAGAGAAAACTGTGGGAACTTATCGCTGAAAAGTCAGTAATATACAAAAATAACGAAGTAGACTTAGAAAACGTAGAGATAAAGTTTTTCAAGAACAATAATCTCTCCTCCGTCCTAAAGGGAAAAGTTGGTAAAATACATACCGAGAAAAACAGGGCAGAAATACGGGATAATGTGGTTCTAGAAAACTATGAAAACGAAACTAAGGTCTACTCCTCAAGGCTTATATGGGATGGTAATAAACGAATAATATACAATACAGAGTCAGACAAAACAACAATAGTATCACCAACTGCAAAACTTAAAGGTACGGGATTGAGAACCACACCAGATATGTCACCACTAGAACTTAAGAACGTTGAAGCCTTAGTTGAGTGA
- a CDS encoding CNNM domain-containing protein, whose product MIEYILIAVITSILSALTSGFEAMFIALNIYDLSKLNITSRKYKKIEFLILNKRIFLFVFLFLNTIWNVLFSISIFYTFLKLNLPEVVSGVLSVIVVTPFLFVFSEVLPKALFRSYKEKIILLTYPIFLPIAFIGSIVFRKNSEDTISFEHIATVIQEEFEESEFPTISEILKNIASLEEINLKNIMLPIKEINTVSPNTSLKEAIDTTSEKDFIIILNRTDPVGFVNLRHISSKFPKTDPLGNITNFARKPKYIAYEGLEVSKLFESEIDFKEPIFVVNDTGTLVGIVSYEQILITLIKAISETRRRETTTKSLIVDGNESIFTVLEILGKNPSKAESEYPWIRVNNTVSGIIMTINGFLPKIGQKIKFSDITLQVLEISGFRISKVRVSA is encoded by the coding sequence ATGATAGAGTATATTCTAATTGCAGTAATAACCTCCATTCTCAGTGCCTTAACTTCAGGCTTTGAAGCAATGTTCATAGCTCTCAACATCTATGATTTATCCAAACTTAATATCACATCAAGAAAGTATAAAAAGATAGAATTCCTCATTCTTAACAAGAGGATATTTCTATTTGTGTTTCTCTTTCTAAACACTATCTGGAATGTCCTATTTTCAATATCAATCTTCTACACCTTTCTTAAGCTAAACTTACCTGAGGTTGTTTCTGGAGTGCTTTCAGTAATTGTAGTAACACCTTTTCTTTTCGTCTTTTCCGAAGTCCTCCCCAAAGCCTTATTCAGAAGTTACAAAGAAAAAATAATTCTTCTCACCTACCCTATCTTCCTACCTATCGCTTTCATCGGAAGCATAGTCTTCAGGAAGAACTCAGAAGATACCATCTCCTTTGAACACATCGCAACCGTAATTCAAGAAGAGTTTGAAGAAAGCGAATTCCCCACAATCTCAGAAATTCTGAAAAACATTGCCAGCTTAGAAGAGATCAACTTAAAAAACATTATGCTCCCAATTAAAGAAATCAACACAGTTTCACCAAATACTAGTCTGAAAGAAGCTATAGACACAACCTCCGAAAAGGATTTCATCATCATTCTTAACAGAACAGATCCCGTAGGATTTGTAAACTTAAGGCATATCTCATCAAAATTTCCAAAAACTGATCCCCTAGGAAATATAACAAATTTCGCTAGAAAACCAAAATATATAGCCTACGAAGGATTAGAAGTATCAAAGCTATTTGAGTCCGAAATAGATTTTAAGGAACCTATCTTTGTTGTAAACGATACTGGAACGCTCGTGGGAATAGTTTCATATGAACAAATCTTGATAACCCTAATTAAAGCTATATCAGAAACTAGGAGAAGAGAAACTACTACTAAATCTCTAATCGTGGACGGAAATGAAAGTATCTTCACAGTCTTAGAAATTCTTGGCAAAAATCCATCCAAGGCTGAGAGTGAATACCCATGGATAAGAGTAAACAATACGGTAAGTGGCATCATCATGACTATCAACGGATTTTTGCCAAAAATAGGTCAGAAAATAAAATTCTCCGACATTACACTACAAGTCCTAGAAATATCCGGATTTAGAATATCCAAAGTCCGAGTGTCAGCTTAA